One genomic region from Laspinema palackyanum D2c encodes:
- a CDS encoding Uma2 family endonuclease produces MTQTLTKPISFDEFVAWYPENAACKYELHNGSIVEMPLGTGAHSNITGFISLKLGVQIERHELPYSIPGDCLLKPLEDESGYQPDIIVLDKEQLSNEPRWQKESIITLGNSVRLVVEVVSTNWKNDYLIKSGDYESLVIPEYWVVDYLALGGRRFIGHPKSPTISVYSIVDGEYEVRQFRDDDRVESLAFPELQLTAAQIFQA; encoded by the coding sequence ATGACTCAGACCCTTACCAAACCCATCTCCTTTGATGAATTTGTAGCCTGGTATCCAGAAAATGCCGCCTGTAAATATGAATTACACAATGGATCAATTGTAGAAATGCCTTTAGGAACGGGTGCACACTCTAATATTACGGGTTTTATCAGCTTAAAACTAGGCGTGCAAATTGAACGTCACGAATTACCTTACTCTATTCCCGGTGATTGCTTGCTGAAACCTTTGGAGGATGAATCAGGTTATCAGCCTGATATTATTGTCCTAGATAAAGAGCAATTAAGCAACGAACCCCGTTGGCAAAAAGAGTCAATTATTACCCTAGGGAATTCAGTGCGGTTAGTGGTAGAAGTAGTGAGTACCAATTGGAAAAACGATTATCTAATAAAGTCGGGAGATTATGAATCACTGGTTATCCCCGAATACTGGGTTGTAGACTATCTTGCTTTAGGGGGGCGGCGCTTCATTGGTCATCCTAAATCTCCGACTATTTCGGTTTATAGCATAGTGGATGGCGAGTATGAAGTCCGGCAATTCCGAGATGATGACAGAGTTGAGTCTTTGGCTTTCCCGGAATTACAATTAACAGCAGCACAAATTTTTCAAGCCTAA
- a CDS encoding element excision factor XisH family protein, whose product MSAKDQFHEIVKSALIETGWTITHDPLYLEFDNTSVKIDLAGQQLMAAELGLTKIAVEVKSFLSPSTIYDFHLAVGQSVCYRVALRKQDPERTLYLAVPIFVYQDFFRRPFAQEVIQEAQINLLTFEPGQESVLQWIN is encoded by the coding sequence ATGTCTGCTAAAGATCAGTTTCATGAGATTGTTAAATCTGCTTTAATTGAAACAGGATGGACCATTACCCATGATCCGCTGTACTTGGAGTTTGATAACACTTCGGTTAAAATCGATTTGGCGGGTCAACAATTGATGGCGGCGGAACTGGGACTGACTAAAATTGCGGTAGAAGTGAAAAGTTTTCTTTCTCCTTCGACAATCTATGATTTTCATCTGGCGGTGGGTCAATCTGTGTGCTATCGCGTGGCCCTCAGAAAGCAAGACCCTGAGCGCACCCTGTATTTAGCTGTTCCCATTTTTGTCTATCAAGACTTTTTCCGTCGCCCTTTTGCCCAAGAAGTCATTCAAGAAGCCCAAATTAACCTATTGACATTTGAACCGGGTCAGGAGAGTGTTTTACAATGGATAAACTAG
- a CDS encoding CPBP family intramembrane glutamic endopeptidase, with protein MTEQIPNDPQLETFSRTQILMGMGVTAIVLFGIAKLWLYFGNVTRLGWDWDGVAIAGGVGLGLAISATSSLVYRLWPGYRRCADFYLQIVLEPLVWPDLVWLGLLPGLSEELLFRGVMLPAVGLNAVGLILSSLCFGVLHLSGLQQWPYMVWATVVGLILGGSALVTGNLFVPITAHIVTNLISSVLWKLGKPGNEGRSLD; from the coding sequence GTGACAGAACAGATTCCGAACGATCCACAACTGGAAACCTTTAGCCGCACTCAAATTCTCATGGGGATGGGAGTAACGGCGATCGTCTTGTTTGGGATAGCCAAACTCTGGCTATACTTTGGGAATGTCACGAGACTGGGTTGGGATTGGGATGGAGTGGCGATCGCCGGTGGGGTGGGGTTAGGACTTGCCATCAGCGCCACCAGTTCCCTGGTTTATCGCTTGTGGCCGGGATATCGACGCTGTGCGGACTTCTATCTACAAATTGTTTTAGAACCCCTTGTCTGGCCGGATTTAGTCTGGTTGGGACTCTTGCCGGGACTGAGTGAGGAACTGTTATTTCGCGGGGTGATGCTTCCGGCAGTCGGATTAAATGCCGTGGGGTTAATCCTCTCCAGTTTATGCTTTGGCGTCTTGCACCTGAGTGGACTGCAACAATGGCCCTACATGGTTTGGGCAACGGTAGTCGGACTCATTTTAGGCGGCAGTGCGCTGGTAACCGGGAATTTGTTTGTTCCCATCACAGCGCACATTGTGACCAATTTGATTTCCAGTGTGTTGTGGAAACTTGGTAAACCTGGCAACGAAGGGCGATCGCTGGATTAA
- the purN gene encoding phosphoribosylglycinamide formyltransferase, protein MTNDQRLNSESSPSFISPALPPSFMAENPPADRPIRLGIMASGSGSNFEAIAAAISSGQLHAKIQVLIYNNPQAKVLERANRWQVPAVFHNHRDYKRREDLDAKIIETLHDHDVELVVMAGWMRIVTPVLIDAFPDRILNLHPSLLPSFKGGHAVEDAIAAGVKISGCTVHLVSAEVDSGKILMQAAVPVFPHDTPESLHARIQVQEHRIYPLAIAVAAAGIHRRSGR, encoded by the coding sequence ATGACCAACGACCAACGACTGAACTCCGAGTCTAGCCCTAGCTTTATTTCTCCTGCGTTGCCGCCTAGTTTTATGGCGGAAAATCCTCCTGCCGATCGCCCGATTCGGTTGGGGATTATGGCATCGGGGAGTGGGAGCAATTTTGAGGCGATCGCCGCTGCAATTTCTAGCGGACAACTTCATGCCAAAATTCAAGTTCTGATTTACAATAATCCCCAAGCCAAGGTTTTAGAACGGGCGAATCGATGGCAGGTTCCGGCGGTTTTCCATAATCATCGCGACTATAAACGTCGAGAAGATTTAGATGCAAAAATTATTGAAACTTTGCATGACCATGATGTAGAATTAGTGGTGATGGCCGGTTGGATGCGGATTGTAACGCCGGTTTTGATTGATGCGTTTCCTGACCGAATTTTGAACTTGCACCCGAGTTTATTACCCAGTTTTAAAGGGGGTCATGCGGTGGAAGATGCGATCGCCGCTGGGGTGAAAATTAGCGGATGTACGGTGCATTTGGTCTCGGCGGAAGTGGATAGTGGGAAGATTTTAATGCAAGCAGCAGTTCCGGTGTTTCCTCATGATACGCCAGAGAGTTTACACGCTCGAATTCAGGTCCAGGAACATCGCATTTATCCCCTGGCGATCGCTGTTGCTGCCGCTGGCATTCATCGGCGATCGGGCCGCTAA
- a CDS encoding XisI protein, with translation MDKLANYRPIIQSVLQQHAQSKPSHGEIEVYTAFDEQQDHYQVVHAGWSGTTRVFGPLIHIDLINDKIWIQYDGTEVGVANQLVDLGVPKTDIVLAYHAPIMRQYDGFAMA, from the coding sequence ATGGATAAACTAGCAAATTATCGGCCAATCATCCAATCGGTTTTACAGCAGCACGCCCAATCCAAACCCTCCCACGGCGAAATTGAGGTTTATACGGCTTTTGATGAGCAACAGGATCACTATCAAGTGGTTCACGCGGGCTGGAGTGGCACTACTCGGGTTTTTGGCCCTCTGATTCATATTGATTTAATCAATGATAAAATCTGGATTCAGTATGATGGTACGGAGGTCGGAGTGGCGAATCAATTGGTGGATTTGGGCGTTCCCAAGACGGATATTGTATTGGCCTATCATGCGCCAATCATGCGCCAATATGATGGGTTTGCTATGGCTTAA
- a CDS encoding type II toxin-antitoxin system VapC family toxin, producing MRLLLDTHIFIWLIDGSPNLSQTVRQAIEDENNTLHLSIVSLWEITIKTSLGKLELAIPLEQIVINFILPSGIEILPIHLPHLLYLQTLPFHHRDPFDRLLISQAKSEPLTLVSEDRMFEQYDVEILW from the coding sequence ATGCGCTTATTATTAGATACACACATCTTCATTTGGCTAATAGACGGCAGCCCAAATCTTAGCCAAACGGTAAGGCAAGCCATTGAAGATGAAAACAACACTTTGCATCTAAGTATTGTTAGCTTATGGGAAATAACCATTAAAACCAGCCTCGGCAAACTCGAACTTGCAATCCCACTCGAACAAATTGTCATCAATTTTATCCTTCCCAGCGGTATTGAAATTCTACCCATTCATCTTCCGCACTTATTGTACTTACAAACTTTACCCTTCCATCATCGAGATCCTTTTGATAGATTGTTGATTTCCCAAGCCAAATCTGAACCTTTAACCTTAGTATCAGAAGATCGTATGTTTGAGCAGTATGACGTGGAAATACTTTGGTAG
- a CDS encoding protein kinase domain-containing protein produces the protein MKPLFCSKGHDNFPGSRFCQSCGEPLKGPGDQGISIGAISAGTIVGDRYRLVRELGHGGFGRTYLAEDINRFNEQCVLKEFAPKVQGTYAQQKAEELFAREAGVLYQLQHPQIPKFRELCRSPVEGRSRLFLVQDYVEGQNYRALLSQRRQQGQKFTVAEVTQLLQQLLPVLDYIHSRGVIHRDISPDNLIFRNRDQLPVLIDFGGVKQVAAQVESQVITSPVTSPPMPVATRLGKVGYAPEEQMMLGQVYPHSDFYALGVTLLVLLTGEEPQPFFEPQELNWGKDGLGEIPPGWQQVLKKMLARRVGDRFQSATEVLQAIAEVQSTGTLAPRSQPPAPPPLPNSSLPGTVFPTQLPPESIAASKNVNSGSLSPFPASVGEITGTAAVTGIPQSRQGGLPWWGTFLLVVMLVVGAGSAGWWGGRQWVKYNPMQPTGSGEKPDLFEDVDPDLAEFSSRYSLEEFQRKEALGDRREQLGISYEFYVDLVNEVFYERYPSQRGILLSHEPADELWRSRWDKLASELLDYLATLSDQARQGLGTYDYQQRDRLTMAVNRLQLSRRALYDLADAQFFHQFPEQQGVDFINQPIGQIWHAIVADQLTSLQQGKTLEPIQFSRGQFRHQVRNNLGPGEGKAYTAYLSEGQILRLSLYASQGVRISLYPPNSTSNPLLEDSDQQSWSGVLPESGYYEIIVISNARERISYQLNLAADRVTSE, from the coding sequence ATGAAGCCCCTCTTTTGCAGTAAAGGACATGATAATTTCCCCGGAAGTCGCTTTTGCCAGTCCTGTGGCGAACCGTTAAAGGGACCCGGCGATCAGGGAATCTCAATAGGAGCCATTTCTGCGGGAACCATTGTGGGCGATCGCTACCGACTGGTGCGAGAACTCGGTCATGGGGGCTTCGGACGCACTTATCTGGCTGAAGATATCAACCGTTTTAACGAACAGTGCGTTCTCAAAGAATTTGCCCCCAAGGTTCAAGGCACCTATGCCCAGCAAAAGGCAGAGGAACTGTTCGCCAGGGAAGCCGGTGTTCTCTATCAACTCCAACACCCGCAGATTCCCAAATTCCGGGAACTATGCCGATCGCCCGTTGAGGGTCGCAGTCGGTTGTTTTTAGTGCAAGATTATGTCGAGGGGCAAAACTACCGGGCATTACTCTCCCAACGCCGTCAGCAAGGGCAGAAATTTACCGTTGCCGAGGTAACCCAGTTACTGCAACAACTTTTACCCGTTTTGGACTACATCCACTCGCGCGGGGTGATTCATCGCGATATCTCCCCCGATAATCTCATTTTCAGAAATCGGGACCAGTTGCCGGTTTTGATTGATTTTGGTGGGGTCAAACAAGTGGCGGCCCAGGTGGAGTCCCAGGTGATCACATCGCCGGTTACCAGTCCTCCCATGCCTGTGGCAACCCGCCTGGGTAAGGTGGGATATGCACCGGAAGAACAGATGATGTTAGGACAGGTGTATCCCCACAGTGATTTTTACGCCCTTGGGGTGACCCTGTTGGTTTTGTTGACTGGGGAAGAACCCCAGCCCTTTTTTGAACCCCAAGAGTTGAATTGGGGGAAGGATGGACTTGGGGAGATTCCACCGGGTTGGCAACAGGTCCTGAAAAAAATGTTGGCCCGTCGGGTGGGCGATCGCTTCCAAAGCGCCACAGAGGTCCTACAGGCGATCGCCGAGGTCCAATCCACTGGCACCCTAGCCCCTCGGTCTCAACCCCCGGCCCCCCCACCTCTGCCCAATTCTTCCCTACCCGGGACAGTGTTTCCCACCCAACTCCCCCCGGAGAGCATTGCGGCATCGAAAAATGTCAACTCGGGGTCATTATCCCCCTTTCCTGCATCCGTGGGAGAAATTACAGGGACTGCTGCCGTGACCGGAATTCCCCAGTCTCGACAGGGGGGACTCCCTTGGTGGGGTACGTTCTTGTTGGTGGTAATGTTAGTCGTCGGGGCGGGAAGTGCCGGTTGGTGGGGAGGCAGACAGTGGGTTAAATATAATCCTATGCAACCGACAGGTTCGGGTGAGAAACCGGATTTATTTGAAGATGTTGATCCGGATTTAGCGGAATTTTCTTCTCGTTATTCCCTAGAGGAATTTCAGCGGAAAGAAGCCCTGGGCGATCGCCGAGAGCAACTGGGGATTTCCTATGAGTTTTATGTGGATTTGGTGAATGAAGTTTTTTACGAACGGTATCCCAGCCAACGGGGGATTCTCCTGAGTCATGAACCGGCCGATGAACTGTGGCGATCGCGGTGGGATAAATTGGCCTCTGAACTGTTGGATTATCTGGCAACTTTAAGCGACCAAGCGCGCCAAGGTTTGGGGACTTATGACTACCAACAACGCGATCGCTTAACAATGGCCGTGAATCGATTGCAACTCAGTCGTCGCGCCCTGTATGATTTAGCCGATGCTCAGTTTTTCCATCAGTTTCCCGAACAGCAAGGGGTCGATTTTATCAACCAACCCATCGGCCAAATTTGGCACGCGATCGTTGCCGATCAACTCACCTCCTTACAACAAGGGAAAACCCTCGAACCCATTCAATTTTCCCGAGGTCAATTTCGACATCAAGTGAGAAATAACCTGGGACCCGGTGAGGGGAAAGCCTATACTGCGTATCTATCGGAGGGTCAAATTCTGCGCTTATCTTTATACGCGAGTCAAGGTGTTCGGATCTCCCTCTATCCGCCCAATAGTACAAGCAACCCACTCCTGGAAGATTCTGACCAACAGTCATGGAGTGGAGTTTTACCCGAATCGGGTTACTATGAAATTATTGTGATATCCAATGCCAGAGAACGAATTTCATATCAACTCAACCTCGCCGCCGATCGCGTCACTTCGGAGTAA
- a CDS encoding CHAT domain-containing protein — protein AYQTRIRGERGENLERAIGCYEAALTVYTPSAYPEDWAMTQNNLASAYSNRIRGERGENLERAIACYEAALTVRTRSAYPEKWAMTQNNLAVAYGDRIRGERGENLERAIRCYEAALSVYTPSAYPEDWATTQNNLAIAYEEQGQAAAAIHCYKAALEILTPSCFPLDCLGTGRNLGDFAYHRQDWENAIHGYDNAIRAVEQSRDWATSPQTKQQLLANALPLYGRMIEACLHLERYEQALLTVERSKARTFIELLHNANRLPENATPEQLERYDQLNREIAALQYALDEQPQPDPSNPQPGQRSLDLPKSAPQTTPLTDLLAQRQALLAEINDPTFNEFETVKPELPDFSQLLTPTSAILEWFLPQDPDLGAYAFLITRSQGQTHIHPHRYSPDQRRALDEFNQTYNHDYRAASWYDALEARLDHLAQLLDLPQLLTHCPNPCDHLILIPHLYLHLFPLHALTVRTQPVGAQCLRPPEWGASIAPLQDCFTQGVRYAPSCQILAYLLRRPRTAPTAPFFAVQNPTQDLDYADVEIDLIRPRFLPNPYILKHRKANKAVFEESTTRAQLHNSAIVHFACHGKFNSANPLNSVLILAGDKPLPPNDDRTRTLRDGRRFDTEHQGLTAAEIYRNLKLTCRLVILSACETGRLDSGITDEYIGLANALLYAGSGTVVDTRWCVDDFSTAFLTIRFYQELSQNIPIPQALKAAQTWFRQVTKADFLGWCAESLEMSPDDMGECRLLLIDYDQDPPFAQRRYWSAFGVTGLP, from the coding sequence TGCCTACCAAACCCGCATCCGGGGAGAGCGAGGGGAGAACCTAGAGCGGGCAATTGGCTGCTACGAAGCCGCTTTAACCGTCTATACCCCCAGCGCCTATCCCGAAGATTGGGCAATGACGCAAAATAACTTGGCTTCTGCCTACAGTAACCGCATCCGGGGAGAGCGAGGGGAGAACCTAGAGCGGGCGATCGCCTGCTACGAAGCCGCTTTAACAGTCAGAACCCGCAGCGCCTATCCCGAAAAATGGGCAATGACGCAAAATAACTTGGCAGTTGCCTACGGTGACCGCATCCGGGGAGAGCGAGGGGAGAACCTAGAGCGGGCGATTCGCTGCTACGAAGCCGCTTTATCCGTCTATACCCCCAGCGCCTATCCCGAAGATTGGGCAACCACGCAAAATAACTTGGCAATTGCTTACGAGGAACAAGGGCAAGCCGCAGCAGCAATTCACTGCTACAAAGCCGCCCTCGAAATCCTTACCCCCTCCTGCTTCCCCCTCGACTGCCTCGGAACCGGACGCAACCTCGGCGACTTCGCCTACCACCGCCAAGACTGGGAAAACGCCATCCACGGCTACGACAACGCCATCCGCGCCGTGGAACAGAGTCGCGACTGGGCTACCTCCCCCCAGACTAAACAACAACTCCTCGCCAATGCCCTCCCCCTCTATGGGCGGATGATTGAAGCCTGCCTCCACCTGGAACGCTACGAACAAGCCCTGCTCACCGTCGAACGCAGCAAAGCCCGCACTTTCATCGAACTGCTCCACAACGCCAACCGCCTCCCGGAAAACGCCACCCCGGAACAACTGGAACGCTACGACCAACTCAACCGGGAAATCGCCGCCCTGCAATATGCCCTGGACGAGCAACCCCAACCCGACCCCAGCAACCCCCAACCGGGTCAGCGCAGCCTCGACCTGCCCAAAAGCGCCCCGCAAACCACCCCCCTCACCGACCTCCTCGCCCAACGCCAAGCCCTCCTCGCCGAAATCAACGACCCCACTTTTAACGAATTTGAAACCGTTAAACCGGAACTCCCCGACTTCAGCCAACTCCTCACCCCCACCAGCGCCATCCTGGAATGGTTCCTCCCTCAAGACCCCGACCTGGGAGCCTACGCCTTCCTGATCACCCGCAGCCAGGGCCAAACCCACATCCACCCCCACCGCTACAGCCCGGACCAACGCCGCGCCCTGGATGAATTCAACCAAACCTATAACCACGACTACCGCGCCGCCAGTTGGTACGATGCCCTAGAAGCACGCCTCGACCACCTCGCCCAACTTCTCGACCTCCCCCAACTGCTCACCCACTGCCCCAACCCCTGCGATCATCTCATCCTCATCCCCCACCTCTACCTCCACCTCTTCCCCCTCCACGCCCTCACCGTCCGCACCCAACCCGTAGGGGCGCAATGCTTGCGCCCTCCGGAATGGGGCGCAAGCATTGCGCCCCTACAGGATTGTTTTACCCAGGGGGTGCGGTATGCCCCCAGTTGCCAAATTCTCGCGTACCTCCTGCGCCGCCCCCGCACCGCCCCCACTGCCCCTTTCTTCGCGGTTCAAAACCCCACCCAAGACCTCGACTACGCCGATGTCGAAATTGACCTGATCCGTCCCCGCTTCCTCCCCAACCCCTACATCCTCAAACACAGGAAAGCCAACAAAGCCGTCTTCGAGGAATCCACCACCCGCGCCCAACTCCACAACAGCGCCATTGTCCATTTCGCCTGTCATGGCAAATTCAACAGCGCCAACCCCCTCAACTCTGTCCTCATCCTCGCCGGAGACAAACCTCTCCCCCCGAATGATGACCGCACCCGCACCCTCCGGGATGGTCGCCGCTTCGACACGGAACACCAGGGCCTCACCGCTGCGGAAATCTACCGCAATCTCAAACTCACCTGCCGCCTGGTCATCCTCTCCGCCTGCGAAACGGGCCGCCTCGATAGCGGCATCACCGATGAATATATCGGCCTCGCTAACGCCCTCCTCTACGCCGGGAGTGGCACCGTGGTGGATACCCGTTGGTGCGTGGATGATTTTTCCACCGCTTTTCTCACGATCCGCTTTTACCAAGAACTCAGCCAGAATATCCCCATCCCCCAAGCCTTAAAAGCGGCACAGACTTGGTTTCGCCAGGTCACAAAAGCCGATTTTTTGGGCTGGTGTGCTGAAAGTCTGGAAATGTCCCCTGATGATATGGGGGAATGTCGGCTGTTGCTGATAGATTATGATCAAGATCCGCCCTTTGCTCAAAGACGATACTGGTCAGCCTTTGGGGTGACTGGACTGCCCTAA
- a CDS encoding tetratricopeptide repeat protein, with amino-acid sequence MDEQRVQAYLSVVQQLLTCPSGEEPQILNQSLELVDKGLVQVCELVAAQLQEQGEENQAAFLRNLAQQLGEFLGLEAAQPSQSETIPAEYEAFLQEALRLTRESDVNPSVVYPFLASQQAKLNEDLIALIPAFATINNIVTLLNFANLVQQFPLGQRAVNLEIAIAIYTKALDFFDSQNHATTWATIQNNLASAYRNRIRGKRGENLERAIACCEAALKVYTCSAYPEEWATTQNNLANAYGDRIRGERGENLERAIGCYEAALKVRTRSAYPEDWAMTQNNLGLAYQTRIRGERGENLERAIGCYEAALKVRTRSA; translated from the coding sequence ATGGATGAACAACGAGTCCAGGCTTATCTCTCTGTGGTTCAACAACTCCTCACCTGTCCGAGTGGGGAAGAACCGCAAATCCTCAACCAATCCCTGGAGTTGGTGGATAAAGGGTTGGTGCAGGTGTGTGAGTTAGTGGCGGCGCAGTTGCAGGAACAGGGAGAGGAGAATCAGGCGGCGTTTCTGCGGAATCTGGCGCAACAGTTGGGGGAATTTTTAGGGCTGGAGGCAGCGCAGCCATCCCAAAGCGAGACAATACCCGCAGAATACGAAGCCTTTTTGCAAGAAGCCCTACGCTTAACCAGAGAAAGCGATGTTAATCCCTCCGTTGTTTATCCTTTCCTCGCCAGTCAGCAAGCCAAACTGAATGAGGATCTGATTGCCCTCATCCCCGCCTTTGCCACAATCAATAACATTGTTACTCTGTTAAATTTTGCCAATTTAGTGCAGCAATTTCCCCTCGGTCAACGGGCGGTTAATCTAGAAATTGCGATTGCTATCTACACCAAAGCCCTCGATTTTTTTGACAGCCAGAATCATGCAACGACCTGGGCAACCATTCAAAATAACTTGGCTTCTGCCTACCGTAACCGCATCCGGGGAAAGCGAGGGGAGAACCTAGAGCGGGCGATCGCCTGCTGCGAAGCCGCTTTAAAAGTCTATACCTGCAGCGCCTATCCCGAAGAATGGGCAACGACGCAAAATAACTTGGCAAATGCCTACGGTGACCGCATCCGGGGAGAGCGAGGGGAGAACCTAGAGCGGGCAATTGGCTGCTACGAAGCCGCTTTAAAAGTCAGAACCCGCAGCGCGTATCCCGAAGATTGGGCAATGACGCAAAATAACTTGGGACTTGCCTACCAAACCCGCATCCGGGGAGAGCGAGGGGAGAACCTAGAGCGGGCAATTGGCTGCTACGAAGCCGCTTTAAAAGTCAGAACCCGCAGCGC